ACACTCATATATGCAAAATAGTTGTCCAGTTCCTAGTCACTTAAATATCCAGAGGGTATGTTCTTTGGTTCTCTGTATTCTGGTATAGTAACAGAACGTATAAATTGTGGACAGAATTATTCATCCTCAAACTAATCAACACCTCCTATAACAGTATAGGAAATTCACTTTCTGTTGCTGGAGACGCCTGGTGGATAATCGGAATACATGttcaaaaataaactaaaacgcCAGATCCTAAATACAATTTACTTTTGAGGTAGTCCGTGCGGTAAAAGTGTAAAACCCTTCACATAGCTCCACCCTTCAACTTGGTTTGCTGGGTAGCATCTATGATTTCTTTACCAACAGAAAAATTTATCAATTTTGTGTATCTATAAACCAACATGCCACACAAAATCCAGTTTACAATTGCATCAGTCCAACAGATACAATGATCAAAACTATGAAAACCAAACAATTTGAAACACaaagtgaaatatatatttatagatgACAATCCTTGCAATTTCACAGAAATTGCTGACAAAGTGAAGCTCAATGCACCCATTAAattcataaacatattttattgtgcATGCATCATATTAATGTTGTttacatgaataaaacaaatgcttCGATAAAGTAACATGGTTTACAGATTACACAATAGTTTATATTCCAGATTTGCTGCGCAGTTTGTGAAAATATCAGTTACATACTGATTTTTTGTGACTAATAAACtatgcaaaagaaaaattctGTACATGGGTCAACTATATTGAAGTATTTCTAAACTCCAAAATACAGAACATTATTTACCAAATAATCCCTTTATCCTTGCATGTATCAGATTTGTTATAGACTGCATTTTCACAGCTATACATTtagaagcaaaaacattttccattttcttttcaagaaATACCGACATTAATGTTACCACCCCAAATAAACCAACCTCTCCCATTTTACAAATTATCCTGATTCAATCAGAAGGACTAATGTTAGATTTGCACACATACAATTCATATTTTCAGCCATGTAGCTGACCATTTTAATATGATCTTGCACAATAACCAGTCAAAACAATACTACGTAAAAGATATAGCCATGTGAACATACAACTCCTTATGTGGTGATACTGTACAACCTCAGCTCCAAAACCTATAGctgaacacactgtacacaaacggcacatttcagaataaccacgccaatgacaaaaatatattcagtcAAAGACAACCTCCCAGTAGGCCTGTATTGAAATCTCAATGGTAGCGGTACCGGAGATGATTTGTCTTGTAGCTCTAGCAGCTCTTGTGTTGGTGCCCAAGCACTGGAGGTTAATCAAACCACTGAAGCTCTGATGTTCCCGCTCTTCTGCCAATCTCTGGCCCAGGCTTTCCTCAGCTCATGATTAGGAGGCCTCTTGTGCCGTCTAAGCCTCTCTGAACACGTGGTGCTGTTTTAAATGGTCCATCTCTTATGAAGAGAACAATGCTGAATATCAAGGCAACGATAAGTACATTTGTCCTGAGTCTTCTTGGGACAGGTGCAATCCAaaaaaaagcaccccccccaccaccaccaaaaagACTGACTGAATAAAACAGGAGTGAATGTagcaaaaaatattcagaaagaaaacctaaacataacacccccaccccactatAACCATTTAATAATGACCTGTACAAAACTTCTGGATAAAAGCTAAATGATTAATCCACAGGACTACTTACATTGCTTGTACAGTATCATTGCAAAGTAGAAAGCCCTCACATACTGAAGAACAGACTGCTCTTACCATGGataaaacatatacacattcaCAGACTGAAGCAGGACAATCACAGCTGTTTGCAATGACAGACGGCAGTGACGAACAGATAAATActgcattgaaaaaaaacagaatatgcTGATAGTGTCAATACTTGACATGAGGTAAAATCAACCTTTTACCCCAGGCACCTACAATGGAGGAAGACAGCTCTTTTTACACAGCCATTGCAGGACTACGATGGAAATCAAGTTTGGCACGCACTTCCTGTGGTATGAAATACAGGTAAAAGATCTCTATAAGGCTTTTAAGACTTGGTCCATAATTGTCTCATGCAGCAAATTACAAGCAAAAGACATAAGAAAATTTTGGCTTTTAAAGtgtcaaaaaaatattccatCCTTCCCTCCAAAATGACCTCTAGGCAGAGGAAAATGAACTCCATCTTCTCCTGTGGAGAGCCTGAGGATTCCTGAcccacaacaaacaaacaagcacacactaatgcaccagcacgcacacatgctACGAGAGCTGAGAACTTAAACCCATGCAGTGGAACAGTTTGCAAAATTAAACCCTGGGGAGGAACAACCATCCGCTTTAAACACCCATTAAGAGTAAGGTATGCAACTGCCACAAGTTTCAACCTGTGTTGAATGgatcgaggggggggggggggaaggctaGCATTAGGGGTGTTTTATGGTGTATTTGCCTTTCTGGAGCTGAGAAATGTACAGTTTGGATTTGCTGCCGTCGAGGCGTTTGAACCAAACTTCATCGTGGTTGATGGTGGTTATTATGGCACTGTGGAAAAGAGGCAGAGACGGATGATTAGGCACCACCAACATTCCCTGGGTTGAAttacattatatcacattaatccagaatgacttacacaactttttagcATTTTAACATAGTATCTATTTCACAGCTGgatgcatactgaagcaatttagatTAAgaacctcgctcaagggtacaacagcagagtCCTACCTGCAGcctgcaacctttgggttacaagcccagttccccacCCACGattactacactgccacccacaaTAAAGAATAAAGGCATGAAGGAGAAATGTAGCAATACAATTCATCATCACATGCTTGATAGCAAAGATTCACCTTGTTGGATATTCGTCTTTTCTGTCGATGCAAATGGTCTGTCCCCGGGAGTACCACTCGCCGTCATAGAACAGACGCCCCTCTTCTGACCGTGCGCTGTGCTGATGCTTGTCACTCTTGGTGGAGACTGCAATGTTTTCATGGCAAAATTACTCAAAGCTAAAAAGGCTCATGGTCACAGATGTAGCAAGATCTATATTATGGCAGCCTTTACTCTTAAAGGATCTTAAAACCTGAACACCGTAATGGTCGCTTTGGTCACAtcattctgtttaaaaaagctTCATTAAAATATCACTTTAAAGAACCACAAGTCATGCATGCAatctttgcattttattattttttagaaagaaACATAAACAAGTTAAGACTTCTGTATTGGTGAGAATAGGGAGGACACTATGACATTACCATCCGTCTTTACTCTGTGTTGTCCCAAGGTTGCCATCGCCTGCAAGACAtgaattttaatgtgaaaaggCCAACACAAATTTCtctcaagtcaagtcaagtttatttatatagcacaattCATACAATTGAATGCAGTTCAAAGTGCTCTCATATTTTTAGaaagtttaaagaaaaaatacctTTCTAATTGCCGTCCAGTCTTCAAGTATATCCAAGTCTTGCAACATGTAAACTATATATGGCCGTATGCAGGTTAAGGACGAAGCTAGAAAAAAAGTTCTAACAGCATTTAACTTATTTCAACAAAATGCACTACCTGCAACAACCACGGGGGAggcaacacacacaagcagccaAGATATCCCATACAATACAGACCAAACTCAGAATGTTAGATGTTAGAAAGGATATCTGATACAACAACTGGCTTCTTCTTTTTGTCTGGGCTGAAGGGAtctttcttcttattcttcctGGATTGCAGCTCATCATTCCACAACTCTAAAGTAACAAATAACACAGAGtattagacaaagaaaagatTGTTAATGTTCATAACAGCAAACTTAACAGTCAGCAGacttttatgtgtttttgtggtctGTGGCTTAAAATGgttgtgacaaaaataaatcagataccttccacagctgaaaaaaaaaaaaatgttgttaaaaatgcacgcaatttaaaatgaaccaGTTTTCCAGTGCAACATCTGCACTCATGAGCGAGTCTGTTAAATCAGACACATACAGCTACTGCTTAAGGTTGTCTCCTAAACCTTAAGGCGGATACTGTTGCACTTGTttgctcaaagacatgcttttcctagtgtgtgcacgtgttccCTTTCCTTCCTTTCATTCTGCCCTTGTTAGATCAACACACTTTTTACAGATGTCCGAATTAGCCATTCAATCACATAATTAGTCATTTGAATGTGTCATTCAAGTGCCTACATGCACCCCTGGAGGacaatacaagtttaaatcccttcaggtcatgtgacagagaCAAGCTGGTAGCCCTGGCTCTAAGGTATGAGGTCATGTAATGACACTGCGCTACACCCCAGGCCGCATCTGCGCGGCGTTACCTGACGTGATGTCTATGCTGTGGCGGTCTTCCTCCAGACGCCGTATCTTCTCCTCGAGCTCGCTCTGCACCGTGTCGAACAGGAGCAGCTTCTCGCTCTAGCAACAAAAATccgtaaattaattaataaatgcatgaaagAGGCTAATGTAATGCAGCAACTGAACAACCTGATGACGATAAAATAAGTGCGTTACAGAAAAGCAGCCGCATGTTAAAGGATATAAGGGGACTGAAGCTGGTCTGCCTGTGGTCACGCTCACCTCCCAGTGCTGGAATGCAGCTTGGATCTCACAGTCACATTTGTTCTTTACAGACTCCAAGCACAGCTCTCGATAGATCCCTGAAAGTAACATTGGATGAACTCATTAGGCTAGCTCTTTCGAAGATAAACATCAAGAATGCATcaagaacacatttaaatgagttTAAATGAGTGGTAGTCTTCCTTCTTTGCGTGGAATGAAGCTTAGGTGTACAAAAGTGACATTTACAGCATTCTTAAGAGTACGACTTACCGGCAACTTTGGTTCTGATCTGCATGTTCTCCTGCAGGTTGGCTAAGggctccaggtactctggtgcCTTCCCTGCTATTACCTCCTGCAGCTTAGCATCCACCTGACTTAGCCTTTCCTTATAGAGCctgccaaaaacaaaaccacttAAGCCTAACTTGCAATAGTGTTACTACATATGTAATAAGATTTACAATTAACAGCATCCTTTTGCAGAAACCCAAACTAACCGCCCAAAAGTATTTGTCAAAAATATCACTGAACAAGTACAACTacttaaataaacacaacaaacaagaaaatgaataaagcaaTATCTCACTGGTCTTTGAGATCTGTGAACTGTTTCTCTAGTTTGGTCATTTCCTCTAAGCATTCCATTCGTCTCTTCTCGCAGTCCTCATCGTCCATCTCTACGGGAGTAAGAACATTCAACATCACGTTTCTGCACCACTTCCCACAGAAGATAacctccatttaaaaaagaaggctAACATGCGGAACTGCGCATGAAATCCCCCAAATATACCGCTGATGTGGTAGCATTATTGCCCATCACAATTGAGGAATGGAGGCAAGTTTTTGACAACTGACAGTGTCAACTGCTCAGCGAGTTCTATATTTCGCAAGGAACACCCCATTGTACTTAAAATACTCTTAACTACtacaaaacattgcaaaatataAGCGTTGCTAAATAAGGTGTTATAGTCTGTCAAGCATTGAGCTTcctataacgttagctagcatgCGAATAATGCATGTCAAATTAATTGCATGTCCCCTTCTCACATCTAACtaaattttccatgaaaaacgGACTGGTCTTGTAGATTAGCTATTTAAGATAACTATGGTTACCATGAATACTGACATCGCAAGCTATCCAATGTTAGCAGCAAGCTACTGTTTCAGTCACCATATTATCCGCCCATGCCACCAACTGAACCCCAGCTAGCGAAATTCAGTCGCAGTTCACTGTGTGATACACTGGCCAATGTGCTTTTTCCTGTTATGCCAAATTCAAAAGTAATTTAAAGAACTCTTGATAGCGTCAAGTTACCTGAACTGTCTCCATCTTCAGAAACGGACGAGCTTTCAGTGTCCTCCTCGTCGGAGCTGCTTCCCTCTTGCTCCGGATAATCAACCTCCATATCCTCATGgttactttctttcttttcacgAGAGTGAACCGGCATTGCCCTGTGTCCGTATTCAGCCAGACCAGATAAATTAACTAGCTAATTAACGTTATTGGGTAGCTGACCACTTGAACGCGAATGTTAGCTATTTATATGAacctaaaaaaggaaaagtagtTTGTGCTGGCTAGTCAACTAGCTTGCTAGTAATATAGCTAGCTATCCAGTATCCTAGTTTGAGTATCACGACAAAAACAGAACGGTTAGCATTTGGCTTCACCTACTTGCTGGAAAGGCAACTAACTAGCTACTATTCTGCTTCAAGTGTACTCTTTGATTGTATTGTCTGATACTCTAAAAAAATAGATCTTTTCGCACCCACCAAAAACCATAGAATAGAATAGTCAGAGAATGGTTGACTGGCGGGGAATTTGCTTTGACTGGATTTATATGGGTAttgtagtttttgtgtttaaatgctGTAATCTAAAACAGTCGTCATAGGGAGCGGTTGAACTACATTTCCATAACTAGAGATGCATTTCGGTTCAGGGCCTTTTCGTTTACCAACAGagaatacattttacaagaCCTTGGTAATCGATTTCTGAGGGAAGTAAACTGGAGTTTACTAGCCAAATTAACTATCCACGCTAATTTCTTGCCAGCAATATCACAGCTGAACTCCTCAGTTAAATATCcaagataaataaaacacaagtcTACTCTTAAAAAATAAGTTATGTAATACTTATGATAGTAAATAATGATCCCTGTAAGTAGTTGTTCACTTCCAGTGCTTATCCAATCCCATATAACTAGGCTAATGCTATTCGGTCTTAATCATAActatcatttgaaaaatgtgctaGGAGATACAACAACCATAACTGGAACCCTGGGTCATTAAACAGTGTAACTTGACATCCCATAAATAACAATTGAATCACTTCATTATAGCTTGCCAGCAGTCGATAAATACTTAGTACTAGTTAGCATGATGTCTACGTATTGTAATTAGCTTTAATCTATGCATTTTAGTATTTTACCAATTTTTATAAGACATTTAGTATCGTTACTTTGCTAGCTAATGTTGGCATTTCGCTCACGAAAGATTTGTGCTACTTGCTGCGTTGAATTGCTCTGATTTCCATtaacttgtttttcttcttccgAATCCGCCATGTTTTGagatttattctgtttttggGAGAGGTGTGTTGAGTGCCGTCCTGGGCAGATAGCTACGTTTCAGATGTGATTTTCTGCAAAATGCACACCTCTCCGcgcgttttatttatttattttcattttattatatacagAGGCTTGTGAATTCTTACCACTTCTAATGTTAACGGATCCTGACCTGTAGcgagctagctagttagctagctagctataattcATATTGAagattagctagctaacaaggcAAGGGTTTGCGCCCTCCTCTGAATTCCTTCTCGCTTTcggaatgttttcaaaaaagccTCATGGGGACGTCAAAAAATCAACACAGAAAGTGTTGGATCCAAAAAAAGATGTATTCACCCGCCTGAAGCATCTGCGAATCGTTATAGGTAAGTCCCAGAATGCTATAGCTTGCTATCTCTATATATATTACCTAGCTAATCAGCTAAcgttggctggctagctaggtaGCAATAGCACTTCGTTATCCATCTGCATTCTCTGACCGAGCGTGGCGGAGCGAATTGCTCTGGTGGAACTGCAGCAATGTTGAAGTAGCATACGCTTTTGCGGTATAGTTTTAGGGTAGTCAGTTCagatttgttgtttgtgttatCTGCTCTTAACGTCACCTCAGTGTTGAGATGGTGCGTGTTGCCTTTGTAATGCGTATTGATACATACAATGTGCGTGCCTGAACAATTTAGGCTTGCTCGCTAGTGGTAGTAGTGGGCAGGTTGTTGGATATTCGACTTCATTAACTCAGCACTAACTTTATCTAGCTTGCTAGCGAGTTGTAGCGTTTTTGCTAACCAGATTTCTGTCCCGTGAACAGGAACTCGGTTATCTTGGTTTAGCTAATGCCACCGTAGTTCGGTGGGTACGTTGGTGCCGGAGAAGAATTGTGCCCATCGGCATGTGCACGATATTTTGTTGTTccttgaaaataaagaaaatctttcatttttgggGTAATTCATTTCCGAATTTATTTTGTCACCCGCGGTCACACCAGTGATGTACTACTTTCGAATTCAGAATTATGACAGTGTCAGATTAAATTTACCGTCTCCGTGTTCTTATGTTAACCCTAAACCGTTTACAAGTGCATACATTGAACTTAACTGAGCATACTCTGCATACATCGTTTTTAAGTGTGGCTGCGGTTTTGTTTGTGCTCCTGTTTTGTTGTTCTGCTTGAACATGGGCTTGGCAGTTTGTGTTGCTGTGTATGTGAGCTGCAGCAGCAAGCAGCTATTTCCTGTGGGGTCTGTCAGGAAGGTCCAATAGAAGAATTGCAGTCGAATACCCAACGGGCTAGAATGCACAGTTGAAACCCTTAAGCCCAATTTGAACGTTTTGCTTTAACTTTTATCACAACGTATTTCTACGATTGTCTGGTCGATTGGATATTTCTCTTGGTCTGGGGATACAGTATTAGTGTTTTGCTTGGCCAGTGAAACATGGCTACAGTAATTGGTGCTGTAAAATTGCTGCCCCGTCAAATGAACCTGTTTCCTGTATTGTGTTCAACGCAGTTGCCAGACATCCTGTTCCCATAGTCCCTTTGTGATTGttgagggaagagagaggctCCTTGCGTGACTCAAAGACAGTGATGGGCATTATTAAAGCTCCACAACACAGTGGATGGagtcaaattaaaaacaatccaCAGGCTCTCCAACATATTTTATAGATGGAGTGACATAAACCTGTAATTAGAGATCTTTAATATGGTAAGAAGCATGTAGCCTAATGAGAGGACGTGTTGATGGCATACATTAGACTCCTTAATATGCAGTTGCTTAAAACACTGTGAGAAGAGGTGCATTTCCCTTTCTGcctcctgcttcctgctctggTGCATATTGCTTTTTGAGATAATTGAGACTACTGAGGGCAGAAGAGAGGAAATTCACTCAGTGAAACTAATGGGTGTGCCTTGTTCACTGCGTCCATAGGGGACCCTGAACTGTGATGCTAATCACCAAGTTTGTGGAAAAGCATTGCTGCGCGGCCAAAGCGGCAGCTGGGGTGCTGGGTTTCTGGGGCGTCGTGAAGGCTCTGATGTTACTTCTGCCTCATTTGCTGTTTTGGGTAATATGCAAAAACAAGACACAAACAAATTAGTTGTTTGGACTGCGAGTCAGATAATGGGCACGGCTCAAGTTACAGTGTCTGATCTATACCGAAATCTAATGTGCAGGAAGATGTGCTTAATCTTTGGCAACGGTGGCCACCCACTGCACGCCAAAGTGTGCAATATGAGTAGATGGGGGAGTGACAGACTCCTGGagcacaaaatacacacaaggGGATGTGGGGCAGCCAAGAGCAGTCCAGCAGCCAAGaggttttaaaatgagaatgaaattaGCAATGTTGTgttgatgtgtttgttttatattttatatattttgtgtgtacagatttttaaatttatttttgtatgggAATtgcaacaaaattaatttccctGAAATAGGACAACGAATTATTATTTGACTTGGCTGTTCTGTGGTTCACAGTAAGAAacttacacaaattaaaataataagtaCCCCCTTAAATGCTAATGATAGGTAATCTGATAATGCTTTAAAATATAACTTATTCTGAATATCTGAGATGCACTGAAAGCAGATGTGCATCCATTAGTCTAACAgattctgtttttcattataatGTTTGCAGATTAGTTAGGTTActgataaaaaatgatttactaatgtatttaaattgagTTGACATCCAGATTTTGATGGCTGTATAATAAAcctgaaaaatgcaaaaccaGTTGAGCAGCTGTGCTTCATCCAAATGAAGAATCGAGACTCAG
This window of the Anguilla anguilla isolate fAngAng1 chromosome 1, fAngAng1.pri, whole genome shotgun sequence genome carries:
- the brms1la gene encoding breast cancer metastasis-suppressor 1-like protein-A, which produces MPVHSREKKESNHEDMEVDYPEQEGSSSDEEDTESSSVSEDGDSSEMDDEDCEKRRMECLEEMTKLEKQFTDLKDQLYKERLSQVDAKLQEVIAGKAPEYLEPLANLQENMQIRTKVAGIYRELCLESVKNKCDCEIQAAFQHWESEKLLLFDTVQSELEEKIRRLEEDRHSIDITSELWNDELQSRKNKKKDPFSPDKKKKPVVVSGPYIVYMLQDLDILEDWTAIRKAMATLGQHRVKTDVSTKSDKHQHSARSEEGRLFYDGEWYSRGQTICIDRKDEYPTSAIITTINHDEVWFKRLDGSKSKLYISQLQKGKYTIKHP